Proteins from a genomic interval of Phocoena phocoena chromosome 20, mPhoPho1.1, whole genome shotgun sequence:
- the CD177 gene encoding LOW QUALITY PROTEIN: CD177 antigen (The sequence of the model RefSeq protein was modified relative to this genomic sequence to represent the inferred CDS: substituted 1 base at 1 genomic stop codon) produces the protein MSPFLLLALLGITVPHXLALPISGVQALTCYWGTLVSVMNASELPLQWTTSQKHCEEGWSCQDVLMLMENGPQVYVVLIKGCTQAADHEDLITQHRAGPGLSIASYTRVCREDLCNHLSTSLPLWAPHPPPALGSVRCPVCLSAQSCRSAAELTCPAESTHCYSGHLLLSAGEPDQDLKNRSTHLRVQGCISQTGCNLLNGTREIGPISLQETCDSEAMLTCHRGVMLRTSQDLTQEPVTWSANSEQLCNRGEVCQETLLLIDVGLRSLLVGSKGCSKARTQDSQAISIHSGPPGVLVASFARFCTSDKCNSAASSSVLLNSLPRPAAPAPGDLQCPTCLSVFGSCTQNSDTVMCPKGTSHCYQGYIALRGGGLSSPVDIQGCVAQPSSSLLNGTQNIGVFSVIEDHDEAIVPGGAAPTLVPDGAAPAPYLAWVAGLGLSLALWCGAPSLLTPFPHDS, from the exons ATGAGCCCTTTCCTGCTGCTGGCCCTCCTGGGCATCACCGTGCCCC ACTGATTGGCTCTTCCCATCTCAGGAGTGCAGGCCCTGACCTGCTACTGGGGGACACTGGTGTCCGTGATGAATGCATCAGAACTGCCCCTCCAGTGGACGACTAGCCAGAAGCACTGTGAGGAAGGCTGGAGCTGCCAGGATGTTCTGATGCTGATGGAGAACG GACCCCAGGTGTACGTGGTGCTCATCAAGGGCTGCACCCAGGCAGCCGATCACGAGGACCTCATCACCCAGCACAGGGCAGGCCCCGGCCTGTCCATTGCCTCCTACACCCGGGTGTGCCGGGAGGACTTGTGCAACCATCTGTCCACCAGCCTCCCTCTCTGGGCCCCGCACCCACCCCCAG ccctggggtctgtGCGGTGTCCAGTCTGCTTGTCTGCCCAAAGCTGCCGGTCGGCAGCAGAGCTGACCTGCCCCGCCGAGAGCACACACTGCTACAGCGGGCACCTCCTGCTCAGTGCTGGTGAGCCGGACCAAGATCTGA AGAACCGCTCCACCCATCTGAGAGTCCAGGGGTGCATCTCCCAAACAGGCTGCAACCTGCTTAATGGGACTCGGGAAATCGGGCCCATCAGTCTGCAGGAGACCTGTGATTCTGAAG CTATGCTGACCTGTCATCGGGGGGTCATGCTTCGGACTTCTCAAGACCTGACTCAGGAACCTGTCACGTGGTCCGCGAATTCGGAGCAGCTGTGTAATCGTGGGGAGGTGTGTCAGGAGACGCTTCTGCTCATAGATGTAG GACTCAGATCGCTCCTGGTGGGGAGCAAAGGCTGCAGCAAGGCCAGGACACAGGATTCTCAGGCTATCTCCATACACTCGGGGCCGCCCGGAGTGCTCGTCGCCTCCTTTGCCCGGTTCTGCACTTCCGACAAGTGCAACTCGGCTGCCAGCAGCAGTGTCCTGTTGAACTCCCTCCCTCGTCCAG CTGCCCCTGCCCCGGGAGACCTGCAGTGTCCCACCTGTCTGTCCGTCTTTGGATCCTGCACACAAAACTCTGATACTGTGATGTGTCCTAAGGGCACCAGTCATTGTTACCAGGGTTACATTGCTCTCAGGGGAG GTGGGCTGAGCTCCCCAGTGGACATCCAGGGCTGCGTGGCCCAACCTTCCAGCTCCTTATTGAACGGTACCCAGAATATCGGGGTCTTTTCTGTGATTGAGGACCATGATGAGGCTATAGTGCCAGGTGGAGCTGCCCCTACCCTAGTGCCAGATGGAGCTGCCCCTGCCCCCTACCTGGCttgggtggcagggctgggactatCCCTAGCCCTTTGGTGTGGGGCGCCCTCCCTGCTGACCCCATTTCCCCATGATTCTTAG